The region TCCAAATAAGGATGTCTCTCTCTTTATAAAGAACACTTTAGTTTACCTTTATATCTCCTTCGCTAAAAGCCCTCCGCATGCCATAAACCGAGTTGAAATCAATTCCAGGGAAATCAAGGAAAGCAGGCTTCATTGCAGCTCCATGCATCCAATCCATTGAGCTCAAACTTCCCGAACTGACACTCTTTGGTAATAGCACATCAGGAATTGGTTTGTTTTCTTGAACCGAATTCTCTTCGATGTTCAGAGCAGGAACCTTGATTTCAAGAATTTCAGATAGAGGTGACTCTATATTTGCCTTTTCCAAGAGATCTTTCTTGCACTCATAGTATACCTCACTTAAAAGCTGTTCATTTTGAAGTACATTATCAATATCCGAAGATTTTAGACCCTGCGACGACATATCTTCGCCACAAGATATCATTGACATGGCTGCTTGCATTGGATCAAGGTCCATCTCCGGTTCTTCCATAATCGTCTCGGGTGCTTTGAACAAATCTCCCTCTACAAATAAATCAAATTCCGACATTGCAGATGATTGAATAAGGTCACTCTGCATCAAAACACGATAAAAGAACAGTTAACAAGGAATTATAGAACGACAAAAGTCACAATATGTGTTAATTATTAGTATTGTCTTTAGATAATTCCAACAAATTGATTCAACATAGCACAGAAGCTTTGCGTAAAACGAAAGGTGTGAATACAAATTCAGTTGAACCTTCACATGATTGCAAATTCAAAGCCCATGCTTCACCGAAAAAAGCCGACTTTGAAAGAGCCCACTAAGTGTTGATGGCTGAAACATTGAAACTACAATCAAACATTAATCCAACTTCAAGTGCAACCAGAGAGGCTATACACGAACACGTATCAAAATATAATTCTGATCCTCTGCCACCTGTGCAGCCTCTCCGGCCGCACCTCTTACGTTGGATTAATGTAACAGCACCCTCGGCCGTTAAATTAATCCAACTTCAAAGTATGGCCAGAGAGGCTGCAGATGTGGCAGAGAATCTAAGTCCATCAAAAGATCTTAAGTGACTTCATGTCTTTAGAATTGTTCCaatttgagtgaccaaaagaccaAACAACACTACATGAAAACAAACCCACTAACACTTTTATCTATTATTGTTGAGGAACAAAAACAGAAGCAAAATAGCATGAATTCCTCTTTTGCAACTATGTATTTAGTGCAAGACAAAAGACCAAAAAGAAATTATTAACTTGAGCATTCATAAGTCCTTTTCATCTAAACTTTTTTCCATATtagaaaagagaaaaaaaggaataaaatgaCTTTTTCCTTCTTCAATAAACCTCCCCTTAGTGGGGAAGAAAAAGACAAAGTCTCCACTAAGAATTCATTCACACTTGAACACCATAATATTAATAAATCAATCAACaaaaaaatggaagaaaaatTAAAGAACACGGAAGTATCACAACAAAATCACTTTCCATCTTAATCActtttatttttttccttttacACTTTTCCAGATCCAGCACTTAAAGCTAACTCTAGCTGTTTCCACTTGTGCTACGAATATATCTGTGGAAACATTCTGAATAATTCATACTTAataattatttttgtttttctcTAGCTTGATATTTATTTTCAATCAACAAGTTCATGAAGTGAAAATTGAAAAATTAGAGTAATTAACCTTAACCTTAAAAATGATCATGATTAGCTTAATATAACTCaatatatatagagagagatgAGTTTCCAAATTTAGGAAAATGAAAATTAAAGTACAAAAATGGACATATTCAGTTGAACAAATCCTAGAAAACTATTAAGAAAAGAAGAACATGGAATTAAACAAAAAAACAAAGATAAAAAAATTGAATTTCCATCATCTGAGTAAAAATTCATCAAGAAAATGCAGTTCAAAGGAGAATAGAAAGAGTAAGAAGCAGatcaaaaaaacaaaaataaaaaaaaagtaagAAATTGGAAATAGAAAGAGAGAGGAAAAAAGGTACCATTGAAGCATTGGATTTGTGAGTCATGCAATACTCTTCAAGTTGTTGAAACTCTTGTGAGTAATTCTGTAGGTAAGGGAAGAGAAGACCAGTTTCTGCAAACATTTTCTCagcagagagagagagagagagaggtgtGAAATATGAAAGTTTCAATGAGAAACACAAAAGGAAATAAGACAAACACAGTTTCACTTGaagtaagagagagagagagaatgtgTGTGAAGATTATGAGGAAGGGGTTTGAGGTTTGATGAATTTAAGACCAACATGAAAGGGAATTTATATCATATAAAATTTTATAATATACTATTTCAACATCAAAATAGTATGCTATATATTATTTTGAGtttcattttttaataaaatttaatctatatatatatatatatatatatatatatatatatatatatatatatatatatatatatataattgataTAAAATTATCAAAgtatgtttttatttttattttaaaaaaaatggttTTATAATGTATATGCATTTTTGAAATACATAAAGAAATAGTAAATGAAATGATGTTGTATTTGACATATAAATTTGAGTATATAAAATAAAGAAGATGAAAAGGTGATGTAAGAAATGGTAAAATAAAGACAAATATATGAAAAGGACAAGATGATGTTTTATAATGCAGTGAGTGACCCCATGTCTGAATATTATAAGAAAAGATAAAATGTAATAAAATAATTGCAAATTGGAGCATATAGAATAGAGATGAAATGAATGAAGGCAATAATAAGAGGTGTGTGTGGACCTTAGAGATGTTGGTGGGGTTGGAAATAAACAGTTTTCATCACTTACCACTGAATAGTCATTACTCAGCCAGCAGCAGCAAGctcaaaatatatacaaatatcttttttaatatttaatattataagATTCATTCACATGTTGCccttttcatttttatttttttctgaCTCATGTTACCCTTTTTTCATGTAAATATATCATTCATCGACGCGTTCGTAATGATGCTTTTTTCATGTAACAAATTCAATATAACTGTactatatatttttttataattattattttagTGATTGTTACTTATTTTCATTTGTATTAATCCATctttaaaaaaatgttttttcTCTGCACATtgtataccttttaggtttttAGACTCTTAACTTTTTCTTAGTAGATAATTTCTCGTAAGTTAATCATATATTGCATGTATGAAGTGTTTCGATTGTTACATGCATCTCATCACATTATTACGGATATTTATAATATTAAAGATGATAATTTCGCCCATCTTAAATGTgtatttataaaaattatttatataCTCATGTTTGTCAATTTTATTAAACAGACATTTTAATAAgtgtttatttattttttaattcaaaaataatatctttgaatttttttaatgtTATTAAAAAGTTAAACTAACATGATAAGTTgtatttgattgataatttttttattaaaaatatgGATAAACGAGTATGACTATGGATACTTAATTATCCATAAGGTAGGAGTACGGGTATAAATGTTTGTGCTCACGTGAATATGAACGGTATGAAGACTTTTTCAAACTACGAATATGGAAACAAATACTATAGTATTTTTCTCAAACTCTCCCAATTGTCGTCCCTAACCAATATTGAGATAAGATCTACTATCAAATATTTCAATTAATTCTAAagtattttgtatttttttatgtAGGCTTAGACATTTCATTAAAACTAAAATATCAATTCATGTTCAAATACCATGGTAAATGTAGTAAATTTGAGAATTATAGTGTTTGTTAAATTAAATAAGACGCGCAAAATTAGAGAGATCCTTTGAGAGCCATTTTTTGTTGGGCATGTTAGTGTTGCTTATGACCTATTAAGTTTAACTTTATGGAACAAAAACACTTAATTGATACTAGATCAAGGAAGTATAAAGAATCTAACCAACACAGTAGGATGCTAAGCTCAAGGGAGAAGATACTCAATTTTCATCTACTAATTCCACATATATAGCATTACCgataatttttttatttaacAAAGTCGGTGTAATATTTTATGTTAGGAATTCTAGCTCTCATGTCACACATTGGCTCTTAATAGAGTGAATGATGTGTCAAATGTCTTTTGTCCTCGTGTGATTAAGTTATAGTAGTGTTTTTTGCGCTCCCAAAGCTTAAATTTGGGATAATTTATTGTGCGATCATCTCATTTCTCCCATGTAGCCTTAATGTGTGGAAAATCAGACTGTTTGACGAATAGTTGTGGCAACTCTAGATCTTTATGCAAACCATCCGAGAGTTAAGTATCTCCTTAGGAACCAATAATGACCACATCTTACTAGTAAAGGGAGGAAAAGCAAAGTATTGAGTGTTGTGGTCTCCTTTACATAACTTAAAATTGACCACATGAATAATTGAATGAGTTTTTGTAAAAGGTGGTAGAAACACTTTTTAAGCAACAACTTATACCTTATCAATGACGCTAAAAGGTTCAAAGTAACACATACCTAGTTTCTGGTTGTGATGCAAGGCCACTGAGTGTTGTCGATATAGTTGCATCTTGACCAATACCATGTCACCCATCCATAATTCCATAAGTATCCTTTTAGCATATGTAGTTTTCTTCATTACCTATTCGACCCTATTTAGAATGTCCTTTAGTAGTTGAAGTGTAATATCGCATTCAGCAAGAATAACTTGTAGCAATGGGTTGATATAGTTGCAGTCTCATATTTGTTCAAAATAGGGGGATATCTCCCAAACAACCTTATAAGAAGTTATACAAATGTTATAATGATAAGAAGAATTGTACCAAAATTTTGTCCAATCAAGTAGTTTTAAGCACCTTTGAGGTACATGTCTAGTAAAATATCGCAAGTAACGTTCCTAACATTTATTAATTATCTTAGTTTGTCAATCCGATTGTAGATGATATGAGGAATTTGTTGGATTTGTGATTCCAaatgtgtgtgtatgtgtgtgtgtgtgtgtgtgtgtgtgtgtgtgtgtgtgtgtgtgtgtgtgtgtgtgtgtgagagagagagagagagagagagagagagagagagagagatgatATTTGGTTTTTAAAAACTTTTTAAAAAACATTTGATTTTAAAAAGAGGGTAAAGTAGAGATTAAATAGTGGAAAAGATAAAAGATAGAAATTAAAGAGATAAAGTTTAGAGAAATCACACCAACAAGTTATTCTGGTCCGACCTTAAACCACCTGTCTTACTTTAGTCCCCAAGAGTTTCCTCTTGCAATTTCCACTATCAATAGCTTGAGCTTTTATACAGGTTCAACCCAACAACCTTACGCCTAGTTTTTTACAAGTTTATCTTGCAACCTTTAATTCAATTACAAAAACACAAAAGTATTAAGTTCTTCAATAAACAAATTCAGCACACTAAAAAAATAACTCTCAAATTAAGCTTTTGACTCTCTCTCAACACAAAGACAATTTTGTGTGGATAATGAAGGAGAGTGAGTGAGATATGAGAGTAGATAGTTCAGAAAATTCATGATTTAGAAGTGAGCAAAACATGCATTTATATAGGAAAGAATAGCTCCAAAAGGTAATAATCCACGAGCTTAGATGCTTTCTAATTGATTGGAAACGATAAGATAATTGATTAGACTGAGTCAAAAAAAAAGGAAACCTTAATTAGCTTTGCATCTTAATAGATTAAAGGGTTTCCTAATTAATTAGGTGCCAAAATCTCTCCTTAATCGATTAGGTGAAAACTCTAATCAATTAGACAATGAGTTTAACTTTCCTAATTGAACATAATTTCTTAATTTACTAAGCACTCGCAAAGATTGGCTTTTAGAAGAAATGAGAAAAGTGAAATGTTGTTCGATAGATAACAAAATGACACACACATTGTTGGAACAATGTGTATGACAAAATGAAGGTCCAACAAAAATATCAAACAAgaaaaataaataacacaagtaaCTGTTAGCTCATTTCGGtgcaaaaaggaaaaaaaatccATGGGCTTGGACACTTTCTAATTGATTTAAAACGACAAGCTAATCAATTAGACTAAGCCAAAAAAAAGAAAATCCTAATCAACTTTGCATCTTAACAAATTAAAGG is a window of Lathyrus oleraceus cultivar Zhongwan6 chromosome 6, CAAS_Psat_ZW6_1.0, whole genome shotgun sequence DNA encoding:
- the LOC127092247 gene encoding zinc finger protein CONSTANS-LIKE 12 yields the protein MFAETGLLFPYLQNYSQEFQQLEEYCMTHKSNASMSDLIQSSAMSEFDLFVEGDLFKAPETIMEEPEMDLDPMQAAMSMISCGEDMSSQGLKSSDIDNVLQNEQLLSEVYYECKKDLLEKANIESPLSEILEIKVPALNIEENSVQENKPIPDVLLPKSVSSGSLSSMDWMHGAAMKPAFLDFPGIDFNSVYGMRRAFSEGDIKTLGNGNMSVGQSTLERPFLHSNCTSEQRQEKLSRYRNKKTRRNFGRKIKYACRKALADSQPRIRGRFAKTEESDVKRQ